One Aliiroseovarius sediminilitoris DNA window includes the following coding sequences:
- a CDS encoding peptidylprolyl isomerase: MNNSRACTLPEPRWIQRLAAILMTGLFVLAPFSAGPAMAQDLFAPVKKINDRVITAYELSQRMAFLTILKAPGNLRQLALEQLTNEALQRQAAENADVKPTAEEILAGMEEFTGRFNLDVEAFNNIISQAGIAPETFRDFVSGGIAWRGVVRARWAGRVQVSDDEVDRQLALTRPGQGVRVLLSEIILPAQTPAQLQASNAQASELSEITTLPAFAAAARQYSVAPSRERSGRLQWMDLSNLPPAVAAQILPLAPGHVSDPIPVNNGVAVFQMRAIEEIETPQPTDVTVDYATLLLPGGRTEAALGEAANIRAKADTCDDLYGIIRDASPEQLQRETLSIGEIPTNYALELAKLDEGEVSTNLTSASGQNLVFLMLCSRTRDLPEEVSRDDIKLRLQNQRLQSFANAYLDELKAAAHIEDYSDQ; the protein is encoded by the coding sequence ATGAACAACAGCCGCGCCTGCACGTTGCCGGAACCCCGGTGGATCCAGCGCCTTGCGGCAATCTTGATGACCGGACTGTTTGTCTTGGCACCGTTCAGCGCGGGACCAGCAATGGCCCAGGATCTGTTCGCACCGGTAAAGAAGATCAACGACCGGGTCATCACCGCCTATGAGTTGTCGCAGCGCATGGCATTTCTGACCATCCTGAAGGCCCCCGGCAACCTTCGGCAACTGGCCTTGGAGCAACTGACGAACGAAGCCCTGCAACGCCAGGCCGCCGAGAATGCGGATGTGAAACCGACCGCAGAAGAAATTCTTGCCGGGATGGAGGAATTCACGGGCCGGTTCAATCTGGATGTCGAAGCCTTCAACAATATCATTTCGCAGGCCGGTATCGCACCTGAAACATTTCGTGACTTCGTGTCGGGCGGGATCGCCTGGCGTGGCGTGGTGCGGGCCCGCTGGGCTGGTCGCGTTCAGGTCTCAGACGATGAGGTGGATCGCCAATTGGCCCTGACCCGCCCTGGCCAGGGTGTGCGTGTGCTTTTATCCGAGATAATACTACCCGCCCAGACCCCAGCGCAATTGCAGGCGTCGAACGCGCAGGCCTCGGAACTCAGCGAGATCACCACCCTGCCCGCTTTTGCCGCCGCAGCACGGCAGTATTCCGTGGCCCCGTCACGCGAACGCTCGGGTCGGTTGCAGTGGATGGATCTGTCCAACCTGCCCCCAGCAGTCGCCGCGCAGATCCTGCCGCTGGCCCCCGGACATGTCAGTGACCCGATCCCCGTCAATAACGGCGTGGCGGTGTTTCAGATGCGCGCCATTGAAGAGATCGAGACCCCGCAGCCGACGGATGTGACGGTGGACTATGCCACGCTGCTGCTGCCCGGTGGGCGGACCGAAGCCGCCCTTGGCGAGGCTGCAAATATTCGCGCGAAAGCAGATACTTGCGACGATCTCTACGGCATCATCAGGGATGCTTCGCCCGAGCAGTTGCAACGTGAAACGCTCTCCATTGGTGAGATTCCCACCAACTATGCGCTGGAATTGGCCAAGCTGGACGAAGGCGAGGTGTCGACCAACCTGACCTCGGCCTCGGGCCAGAATCTTGTGTTCCTTATGCTATGCTCGCGCACCCGCGACCTGCCGGAAGAGGTCAGCCGCGACGACATCAAGCTGCGATTACAAAACCAGCGTCTGCAAAGTTTCGCCAATGCCTATCTGGACGAGTTGAAGGCAGCGGCCCATATCGAAGATTACAGCGATCAATGA